A segment of the Deltaproteobacteria bacterium genome:
CGCCTGGGCGCCGCCAAGGCCCTGGCCCAGTACCTCTTGCCGGTCATCGTCTCTTCTTTTCAGGACCGGTACCCGCATATAGCCGTCCACCTTGACGAAAGGAGTTCCCGGGGGCTGGTTGACGGCATCCTGCACCATCGGTTTGAGCTGGCAATTGTAGCCAGGGTCCCCTACCCGGAAAGTTTGGCCATCATACCTTTCACAAGAGACGAGCTAGTCCTTGTGGCTTCACCGCGCAGTAAGTTGCTCAAGAAAGCCAGGGTGACCCTTCAAGATCTGACCACAGAGCCCATCATTCTCACCGACGCCAAATCGGCCACCAAATTTACCATCTGGCATGAATTTGAGCAGAGAGGTCTAACGCCTGCGTCCATCATTGAAGCCGGGAATACGGAATTCATCAAGTCCCTGGTAAAAAAAGGCAAGGGATATGCCTTTCTTTCCAGCATCTGTGTCAGGGAGGATATACGGAATGGGACGCTCGTTGCCATACCCCTTGATGAAGGCAGCATTACCATGGGCATAGATATCATCCATCTGAAGGGTAAGACACTGTCCCCGGCGGCGGCGACATTTCTCTACTTTCTTCAGGAAAACAAGGGATCACGCAACTTGACAACGCTTGCGGATGATTTGTTGGAAATGGTTTAAACGGCCCCGGAAGGAAGAATATGTTCAGTATGAATCCCAAGCCCTGGACGCTGATATCCACTGAGCGCAGTAAATCCTGTCGCATCTTCGACCTGCGCACGGATCGGGCCTGCTCGCCACGCACCGGCCAGGCTCATGATTTTTTTATCATTGAGTCGTCGCCGTGGGTGAATATTCTGCCGCTGACGCCCGATAACAACGTCGTCATGGTGCGTCAGTACCGCCATGGCACGCGCGAGGTGACGCTGGAGCTTCCGGGCGGACTCGTGGAAAGCACTGATTCACCGGCGAGCGCCGCCTTGCGGGAGCTGCAGGAAGAGACGGGCTACGGGGCGGATGCGGTTATTCCGCTTTCGTCCGTCCATCCCAATCCGGCCCTGCAGAATAATCTCTGTTACGCATTTCTGGCCGAGAATGTTTACTCCATTGGTGCTCAAAAGCAGGA
Coding sequences within it:
- a CDS encoding LysR family transcriptional regulator — encoded protein: MMNLNQLRALYCVVKQGTFAKAAAELCVTEPAVYIQVRSLERDMGFTLLDRFGKELRPTEIGKLLFDYAEKIFSLVEEAAYAVKELQDLKKGCLRLGAAKALAQYLLPVIVSSFQDRYPHIAVHLDERSSRGLVDGILHHRFELAIVARVPYPESLAIIPFTRDELVLVASPRSKLLKKARVTLQDLTTEPIILTDAKSATKFTIWHEFEQRGLTPASIIEAGNTEFIKSLVKKGKGYAFLSSICVREDIRNGTLVAIPLDEGSITMGIDIIHLKGKTLSPAAATFLYFLQENKGSRNLTTLADDLLEMV
- a CDS encoding NUDIX hydrolase, encoding MFSMNPKPWTLISTERSKSCRIFDLRTDRACSPRTGQAHDFFIIESSPWVNILPLTPDNNVVMVRQYRHGTREVTLELPGGLVESTDSPASAALRELQEETGYGADAVIPLSSVHPNPALQNNLCYAFLAENVYSIGAQKQDEREDIAVVLEPLADIPRLIREGVITHALVVAAFYRYYIEYKI